The genomic region GTCATGGCGGCGTTGACCGCCTTGGCGTTTTCCCTGATGTTCGGCCCGTGGACGATACGCAGGCTGACCGCGCTCAAATGCGGGCAGGCAGTGCGTACCGACGGTCCGCAAACCCACCTCGTCAAAAACGGCACGCCGACGATGGGCGGTTCGCTGATTCTGACCGCCATTACCGTGTCCACCCTGTTGTGGGGCAACTGGGCAAACCCGTATATCTGGATTCTCTTGGGCGTATTGCTCGCCACGGGCGCACTCGGTTTTTACGACGACTGGCGCAAAGTCGTCTATAAAGACCCCAACGGCGTGTCCGCCAAATTCAAAATGGTGTGGCAGTCAAGCGTTGCCATTATCGCCGGTTTGGCATTGTTTTACCTTGCCGCCAATTCCGCCAACAATATTTTGATTGTCCCGTTCTTCAAACAAATCGCCCTGCCGCTGGGCGTGGTCGGCTTTTTGGTGTTGTCTTACCTGACCATCGTCGGCACATCCAATGCCGTCAACCTCACCGACGGCTTGGACGGCCTTGCGACCTTCCCCGTCGTCCTCGTTGCCGCCGGCCTCGCCATCTTCGCCTATGCCAGCGGCCACTCACAATTTGCCCAATACCTGCAATTACCTTACGTTGCCGGCGCAAACGAAGTGGTGATTTTCTGTACCGCCATGTGCGGCGCGTGCCTCGGTTTCTTGTGGTTTAACGCCTATCCCGCGCAAGTCTTTATGGGCGATGTCGGTGCATTGGCATTGGGTGCCGCGCTCGGTACCGTCGCCGTCATCGTCCGCCAAGAGTTTGTCCTCGTCATTATGGGCGGATTATTTGTCGTAGAAGCCGTATCCGTTATGCTTCAGGTCGGCTGGTATAAGAAAACCAAAAAACGCATCTTCCTGATGGCGCCCATCCATCACCACTACGAACAAAAAGGCTGGAAAGAAACCCAAGTCGTCGTCCGCTTTTGGATTATTACCATCGTCTTGGTGTTGATCGGTTTGAGTACCCTCAAAATCCGCTGAACCTATGCCGTCTGAACACCTTTCAGACGGCATTTGAACGCGCAATAAACCTGCGGCGACAATCCGCCCAGCCCTATCGTTAACGGCGGCTTATACTAAAACAGAAGTAAAACCATGAAACAGACAGTCAAATGGCTTGCCGCCGCCCTGATTGCCTTGGGCTTGAACCAAGCGGTGTGGGCGGATGACGTATCGGATTTTCGGGAAAACTTGCAGGCGGCAGCACAGGGAAATGCAGCAGCCCAAAACAATTTGGGCGTGATGTATGCCGAAAGACGCGGCGTGCGCCAAGACCGCGCCCTTGCACAAGAATGGCTTGGCAAGGCTTGTCAAAACGGATACCAAGACAGCTGCGACAATGACCAACGCCTGAAAGCGGGTTATTGAACAGCTCGCGATGCCGTCTGAAAGCGGCTTGAGCAGGATCAGACATCCCCTGCTCAATATGATTTGTTTTAGGACAAACCAAAATGACTTTCCAAAACAAAAAAATCCTCGTCGCCGGACTTGGCGGCACGGGTATTTCCATGATTGCCTACCTGCGCAAAAACGGCGCGGAGGTTGCTGCGTATGATGCGGAGCTGAAGCCGGAACGCGTGTCGCAAATCGGTAAGATGTTTGACGGGTTGGTGTTTTACACGGGCCGTCTGAAAGATGCGCTCTCCAACGGTTTCGATATTCTGGCACTCAGCCCCGGCATCAGCGAGCGGCAGCCGGATATCGAGGCCTTTAAGCGAAACGGCGGACGCGTGTTGGGCGACATCGAATTGCTGGCGGACATTGTGAACCGCCGCGGCGACAAGGTGATTGCGATTACCGGCAGCAACGGCAAAACCACGGTAACGAGCCTGGTCGGCTATCTCTGCATCAAGTGTGGGCTGGATACCGTTATCGCGGGCAATATCGGCGCGCCGGTTTTGGAGGCGGAATTGCAGCGCGAAGGCAAAAAGGCGGACGTGTGGGTGTTGGAGCTTTCCAGTTTCCAACTGGAAAACACCGAAAGCCTGCGCCCGACTGCGGCGACAGTGCTGAACATTTCCGAAGACCATCTCGACCGCTACGACGACTTGCTCGACTACGCGCATACCAAAGCCAAGATTTTCCGTGGCGACGGTGTGCAGGTTTTGAATGCGGACGATGCGTTCTGTCGTGCGATGAAGCGCGCCGGGCGCGAGGTGAAATGGTTTTCGTTGGAATACGAAGCCGATTTTTGGTTGGAACGTGAGACAGGTCGCCTGAAACAAGGCAATGAAGATTTGATTGCCACGCAAGATATTCCGCTGCAAGGCTTGCACAACGCCACTAACGTGATGGCTGCCGTTGCCTTGTGCGAAGCCGTCGGTTTGCCGCGCGAAGCATTGCTCGAACACGTCAAAACCTTTCAAGGCCTGCCGCACCGCGTGGAAAAAATCGGCGAGAAAAATGGCGTGGTGTTCATCGACGACAGCAAAGGCACGAACGTCGGTGCGACCGCCGCCGCGATTGCCGGTTTGCAAAATCCGCTCTTCGTGATTTTAGGCGGCATGGGCAAAGGGCAGGACTTCACGCCCCTGCGCGACGCGCTTGCCGGCAAGGCAAAAGGCGTGTTCCTGATCGGTGTCGATGCGCCGCAAATCCGCCGCGATTTGGACGGCTGCGATCTGAATATGACCGACTGCGCCACTTTGGAAGAAGCGGTTCAGAAGGCATATGCCCAAGCCGAAGCGGGCGATATCGTGCTGCTCAGCCCCGCCTGCGCGAGTTTCGATATGTTTAAAGGCTACGCGCACCGTTCGGAAGTGTTTATCGGGGCGTTTAAGGCTTTGTGATACTGTCTGAAACGCAACCGCCGTCATTGTTGGGCGGCAAGTAAAGATTTAGAATACCGATTTGGGATGTATCGTATGTTCGGACGGCATTGTCTGCCGTCTGAAATTTTTGCCCTTTGCGGCAGGTGCAAACAGACTGGCAGGTGGTTTTTTTGAAGATTTCGGAAGTATTGGTAAAAGTGGGCGACGGTGTCCACACTCTGCTGCTCGACAGGCCGATTGTGCGCGACGGCAGGAAATTCGACGCGCCGCTTTTGTGGATGGTGGTGCTGATGACGGCGTTCAGCCTGCTGATGATTTATTCGGCTTCTGTGTATTTGGCATCAAAAGAAGGCGGCGATCAGTTTTTCTATTTGACCAGACAGGCGGGGTTCGTCGTTGCCGGCTTGATAGCGAGCGGTTTGTTATGGTTTCTTTGCAGGATGAGGACATGGCGGCGGCTTGTGCCGTGGATTTTTGCCCTATCCGGCCTGTTGCTGGTAGTCGTATTGATTGCCGGGCGCGAAATCAATGGCGCGACCCGTTGGATACCTTTGGGTCCGTTGAATTTCCAGCCGACCGAGCTGTTCAAGCTGGCGGTCATCCTTTATTTGGCAAGCCTGTTCACGCGCCGTGAAGAAGTGTTGCGCAGCATGGAAAGTTTGGGTTGGCAGTCGATTTGGCGGGGGACGGCCAATCTGATCATGTCCGCCACCAATCCGCAGGCACGTCGTGAAACATTAGAAATGTACGGCCGTTTCCGGGCGATCATCCTGCCGATTATGCTGGTGGCGTTCGGTTTGGTGCTGATAATGGTACAGCCGGATTTCGGTTCGTTTGTCGTCATTACCGTCATTGCCGTTGGAATGCTGTTTTTGGCAGGATTGCCGTGGAAATATTTTTTCGTCCTGGTAGGCAGCGTCTTGGGCGGGATGGTGCTGATGATTACCGCCGCTCCCTACCGTGTGCAGCGGGTAGTGGCATTTTTGGACCCGTGGAAAGACCCGCAGGGTGCCGGCTACCAGCTTACCCACTCTCTGATGGCAATCGGGCGCGGAGAGTGGTTCGGTATGGGTTTGGGTGCGAGTTTGAGCAAACGCGGCTTTCTGCCGGAAGCGCATACCGATTTTATTTTTGCCATCATCGCCGAAGAATTCGGTTTCTTCGGTATGTGCGTGCTGATATTCTGTTACGGCTGGCTGGTGGTGCGGGCGTTTTCCATCGGCAAGCAGTCGCGCGATTTGGGTTTGACTTTCAACGCCTATATCGCTTCGGGTATCGGCATTTGGATCGGTATCCAAAGTTTCTTCAATATCGGTGTGAACATCGGTGCTTTGCCGACCAAAGGTCTGACGCTGCCGTTGATGTCCTATGGCGGTTCGTCAGTCTTTTTCATGCTGATCAGCATGATGCTGCTGTTGCGTATAGATTATGAAAACCGCCGGAAAATGCGCGGTTACCGGGTGGAGTAAATCATGGGCGGTAAAACCTTTATGCTGATGGCGGGCGGAACGGGCGGACATATTTTCCCCGCGCTGGCGGTGGCGGATTCATTGCGCGCGCGCGGCCATCATGTAATTTGGCTGGGCAGCAAGGATTCGATGGAAGAGCGCATCGTGCCGCAATACGACATCCTGCTCGAAACGCTGGCGATTAAAGGCGTGCGCGGCAACGGCATCAAACGCAAGCTGATGCTGCCGTTTACTTTGTATCAAACTGTCCGCGAAGCGCAGCAGATTATCCGCAAACACCGTGTCGAGTGCGTCATCGGCTTCGGCGGCTTCGTTACCTTTCCCGGCGGTTTGGCGGCGAAGTTATTAGGCGTGCCGATTGTGATTCACGAGCAAAACGCCGTGGCAGGTTTGTCCAACCGCCACCTGTCGCGCTGGGCGAAGCGGGTGTTGTACGCTTTTCCGAAAGCGTTCAGCCACGAAGGCGGCTTGGTCGGCAACCCCGTCCGCGCCGATATTAGCAACCTGCCCGTGCCTGCCGAACGCTTCCAAGGGCGTGAAGGCCGTCTGAAAATTTTGGTGGTCGGCGGCAGTTTGGGCGCGGACGTTTTGAACAAAACCGTACCGCAGGCATTGGCTTTGCTGCCCGACAATGCGCGTCCGCAGATGTACCACCAATCGGGACGGGGCAAGCTGGGCAGCTTGCAGGCGGATTACGACGCGCTGGGCGTGCAAGCGGAATGCGTGGAATTTATTACCGATATGGTGTCCGCCTACCGCGATGCCGATTTGGTGATTTGCCGTGCCGGCGCGCTGACGATTGCCGAGTTGACGGCGGCGGGATTGGGTGCGTTGTTAGTGCCGTATCCTCACGCCGTTGATGACCATCAAACCGCCAACGCGCGTTTTATGGTGCAGGCGGAGGCGGGATTGCTGTTGCCGCAAACCCAGTTGACGGCGGAAAAACTCGCCGAGATTCTCGGCGGCTTAAACCGCGAAAAATGCCTCAAATGGGCAGAAAACGCCCGTACGTTGGCACTGCCGCACAGTGCGGACGACGTTGCCGAAGCCGCGATTGCGTGTGCGGCGTAAACTGCCGAACCATGCCGTCTGAAAAGCCGTTCAGACGGCATGGATGTTTTTTATTTCAATCCGCTATATATTTGTCAGAAAACTATGGCGCGCAAACGGTCAGCCCTTTAAAATAACGCCTTTACGCATCGAAAATCCACCGGAACGCAACATTATGATGAAAAATCGAGTGACCAACATCCATTTTGTCGGTATCGGCGGCGTCGGCATGAGCGGTATCGCCGAAGTCTTGCACAATTTGGGTTTTAAAGTTTCCGGTTCGGATCAGGCGCGAAATGCCGCTACCGAGCATTTGGGCAGCCTGGGCATTCAAGTTTATCCCGGCCATACCGCAGAACACGTTAACGGTGCGGATGTCGTCGTTACCTCTACCGCCGTCAAAAAAGAAAATCCCGAAGTTGTCGCTGCGTTGGAGCAGCAAATTCCCGTTATTCCGCGCGCCCTGATGTTGGCGGAGTTGATGCGCTTCCGTGACGGCATCGCCATTGCCGGCACGCACGGCAAAACCACGACCACCAGCCTGACCGCCTCCATCCTCGGCGCGGCAGGACTTGACCCGACTTTCGTTATCGGCGGCAAACTCAACGCCGCAGGCACCAACGCCCGCTTGGGCAAAGGCGAATACATCGTTGCCGAAGCCGACGAGTCGGATGCATCCTTTCTGCACCTGACACCGATTATGTCCGTCGTTACCAATATCGACGAAGACCATATGGATACCTACGGGCACAGTGTTGAGAAGCTGCATCAGGCGTTTATCGATTTCATCCACCGTATGCCCTTCTACGGCAAAGCCTTTTTGTGTATTGACAGCGAACACGTCCGCGCGATTTTGCCCAAAGTGAGCAAACCTTATGCTACTTACGGTTTGGACGATACCGCCGACATCTACGCCACCGACATCGAAAACGTCGGCGCGCAAATGAAATTCACCGTCCATGTTCAAATGAAAGGACATGAGCAGGGGTCGTTTGAAGTCGTGCTGAATATGCCCGGCAGACACAACGTGCTGAACGCATTGGCAGCCATCGGCGTGGCGCTGGAAGTCGGCGCATCGGTTGAAGCGATCCAAAAAGGCTTGCTCGGCTTTGAAGGTGTCGGCCGCCGCTTCCAAAAATACGGCGACATCAAGTTGCCAAACGGTGGAACCGCGCTCTTGGTGGACGACTACGGACACCACCCCGTCGAAATGGCGGCGACCCTTTCCGCCGCACGCGGCGCGTATCCGGAAAAACGTTTGGTACTCGCCTTCCAGCCGCACCGCTATACCCGCACGCGCGATTTGTTTGAAGACTTTACCAAAGTCCTCAATACCGTTGACGCGCTGGTGCTGACCGAAGTTTATGCCGCCGGTGAAGAGCCGATTGCCGCCGCTGATTCCCGCGCTCTTGCCCGCGCCATCCGCGTGTTGGGCAAACTCGAGCCGATTTACTGCGAAAACGTTGCCGATCTGCCCGAAATGCTGTTGAACGTTTTGCAGGACGGCGACATCGTGTTGAATATGGGTGCGGGAAGCATCAACCGCGTCCCCGCCGCGCTGCTGGAATTGTCGAAACAGATTTGAGGCACACCCGCCTGACAGACGGAACATCATATAAAGGTCGTCTGAAACCGCAAATCAGGTTTCAGACGACCTCTGGCAACAAGCATAAAGCAATCAGGAAAGAACAAAAACAATGCAGAATTTTGGCAAAGTGGCCGTATTGATGGGCGGTTTTTCCAGCGAACGAGAAATCTCGCTGGACAGCGGCACCGCCATTTTGAATGCTTTAAAAAGCAAAGGCATAGACGCATACGCCTTCGATCCCAAGGAAACCCCATTGTCTGAATTGAAGGCACAAGGTTTTCAGACGGCATTCAACATCCTTCACGGTACTTACGGCGAAGACGGGGCTGTTCAGGGTGCATTGGAACTGTTGGGCATTCCCTATACCGGCAGCGGTGTCGCCGCATCCGCCATCGGCATGGACAAATACCGCTGCAAACTGATTTGGCAGGCATTGGGATTGCCCGTTCCCGAGTTCGCCGTCCTGCACGACGACACTGATTTCGATGCCGTCGAAGAAAAATTGGGCCTGCCGATGTTTGTGAAACCGGCGGCCGAAGGCAGCAGCGTAGGCGTGGTAAAAGTCAAAGGAAAAGGCCGTCTGAAAAGCGTTTACGAAGAATTGAAACACTTTCAGGGCGAAATCATTGCCGAACGGTTTATCGGCGGCGGCGAATATTCCTGCCCTGTGTTGAACGGCAAAGGCCTGCCCGGCATACACATCATCCCCGCGACCGAGTTTTATGACTACGAAGCCAAGTACAACCGCAACGACACCATTTATCAATGTCCTTCGGAAGATCTGACCGAAGCCGAAGAAAGCCTGATGCGCGAACTGGCGGTTCGCGGCGCGCAGGCAATCGGTGCGGAAGGCTGCGTGCGCGTCGATTTCCTCAAAGATACCGACGGCAAACTCTATCTGTTGGAAATCAACACCCTGCCCGGTATGACCGGCCATAGTTTAGTACCGAAATCCGCTGCCGTTATGGGCGTGGGTTTTGCCGATTTATGTATTGAAATTTTGAAGACCGCACATGTGGGATAATGCCGAAGCGATGGAACGGCTGACGCGCTGGCTGCTTGTCATGATGGCGATGCTGCTTGCTGCGTCCGGGCTGGTTTGGTTTTACAATTCGAATCATCTGCCCGTCAAGCAGGTGTCGCTGAAGGGCAACCTAGTTTATTCCGATAAGAAAGCATTGGGCAGTTTGGCGAAAGAATACATCCATGGGAATATTTTGAGGACGGACATCAATGGCGCACAGGAGGCCTACCGCCGGTATCCGTGGATTGCGTCGGTCATGGTGCGCCGCCGTTTTCCCGACACGGTTGAGGTCGTCCTGACCGAGCGCAAGCCGGTCGCGCGTTGGGGCGACCATGCCTTGGTGGACGGCGAAGGCAATGTTTTTGAAGCCCGTTTGGACAGACCCGGAATGCCGGTATTCAGAGGCGCGGAAGGAACGTCTGCCGAAATGCTCCGCCGTTATGACGAATTTTCGACTGTTTTGGCAAAACAGGGTTTGGGCATCAAAGAGATGACCTATACGGCACGTTCGGCGTGGATTGTCGTTTTGGACAACGGCATCACCGTCAGGCTCGGACGGGAAAACGAGATGAAACGCCTCCGGCTTTTTACCGAAGCGTGGCAACATCTGTTGCGTAAAAATAAAAATCGGTTATCCTATGTGGATATGAGGTATAAGGACGGATTTTCAGTCCGCTATGCTCCCGACGGTTTACCCGAAAAAGAATCCGAAGAATAGTGGGAACAGGTATCGGACAGATTACGGCCGTGCCGTCTGAAACGGTGCGACGCAAATTTCAATCAGTTTTAAGAGCAGACGAACAATGGAACAGCAGCAAAGATACATCAGCGTACTGGATATCGGTACGTCTAAAGTCCTCGCACTGATCGGGGAAGTTCAAGATGACGACAAAATCAACATCGTCGGTTTGGGGCAGGCTCCTTCACGGGGCTTGCGCGCGGGCATGGTAACCAATATCGATGCCACCGTCCAAGCCATCAGGCAGGCGGTCAATGATGCCGAGCTGATGGCGGATACCAAAATTACCCACGTTACCACAGGTATCGCAGGCAACCACATCCGCAGTCTCAATTCGCAAGGTGTGGTTAAAATTAAAGACGGGGAAGTCACGCAGGCAGACATCGACCGCGCCATTGAAACGGCAAAGGCAATCAATATCCCGTCCGATCAAAAAATTCTCGATGCCGTGGTTCAAGACTACATTATTGACACCCAACTTGGCGTGAGGGAGCCCATCGGTATGAGCGGTGTGCGTCTGGATACGCGGGTGCACATCATTACCGGTGCAAGTACGGCAGTGCAGAATGTCCAAAAATGTATCGAGCGGTGCGGTTTGAAAAGCGATCAGATCATGCTTCAGCCGTTGGCAAGCGGGCAGGCGGTGCTGACTGAAGATGAAAAAGACCTCGGCGTATGCGTCATCGACATTGGTGGCGGAACGACCGATATTGCCGTTTATATGAACGGTGCCATCCGCCATACGTCCGTCATTCCGGCCGGTGGTAATCTGATTACCAAAGATTTGTCCAAATCGTTGAGAACACCTCTCGATGCCGCCGAGTACATTAAAATCCATTATGGCGTGGCATCATGCGATACGGAAGGCTTGGGTGAGATGATTGAAGTTCCGGGCGTGGGTGACCGGACATCGCGTCAGGTTTCCAGTAAGGTTTTGGCAGCAATCATCAGCGCACGTATTCAGGAGATTTTTGGCGTAGTGCTGGGCGAGCTGCAAAAATCGGGTTTCCCCAAAGAAGTGC from Neisseria meningitidis harbors:
- the mraY gene encoding phospho-N-acetylmuramoyl-pentapeptide-transferase — its product is MFLWLAHFSNWLTGLNIFQYTTFRAVMAALTALAFSLMFGPWTIRRLTALKCGQAVRTDGPQTHLVKNGTPTMGGSLILTAITVSTLLWGNWANPYIWILLGVLLATGALGFYDDWRKVVYKDPNGVSAKFKMVWQSSVAIIAGLALFYLAANSANNILIVPFFKQIALPLGVVGFLVLSYLTIVGTSNAVNLTDGLDGLATFPVVLVAAGLAIFAYASGHSQFAQYLQLPYVAGANEVVIFCTAMCGACLGFLWFNAYPAQVFMGDVGALALGAALGTVAVIVRQEFVLVIMGGLFVVEAVSVMLQVGWYKKTKKRIFLMAPIHHHYEQKGWKETQVVVRFWIITIVLVLIGLSTLKIR
- a CDS encoding SEL1-like repeat protein, producing the protein MKQTVKWLAAALIALGLNQAVWADDVSDFRENLQAAAQGNAAAQNNLGVMYAERRGVRQDRALAQEWLGKACQNGYQDSCDNDQRLKAGY
- the murD gene encoding UDP-N-acetylmuramoyl-L-alanine--D-glutamate ligase, which produces MTFQNKKILVAGLGGTGISMIAYLRKNGAEVAAYDAELKPERVSQIGKMFDGLVFYTGRLKDALSNGFDILALSPGISERQPDIEAFKRNGGRVLGDIELLADIVNRRGDKVIAITGSNGKTTVTSLVGYLCIKCGLDTVIAGNIGAPVLEAELQREGKKADVWVLELSSFQLENTESLRPTAATVLNISEDHLDRYDDLLDYAHTKAKIFRGDGVQVLNADDAFCRAMKRAGREVKWFSLEYEADFWLERETGRLKQGNEDLIATQDIPLQGLHNATNVMAAVALCEAVGLPREALLEHVKTFQGLPHRVEKIGEKNGVVFIDDSKGTNVGATAAAIAGLQNPLFVILGGMGKGQDFTPLRDALAGKAKGVFLIGVDAPQIRRDLDGCDLNMTDCATLEEAVQKAYAQAEAGDIVLLSPACASFDMFKGYAHRSEVFIGAFKAL
- a CDS encoding FtsW/RodA/SpoVE family cell cycle protein — translated: MQTDWQVVFLKISEVLVKVGDGVHTLLLDRPIVRDGRKFDAPLLWMVVLMTAFSLLMIYSASVYLASKEGGDQFFYLTRQAGFVVAGLIASGLLWFLCRMRTWRRLVPWIFALSGLLLVVVLIAGREINGATRWIPLGPLNFQPTELFKLAVILYLASLFTRREEVLRSMESLGWQSIWRGTANLIMSATNPQARRETLEMYGRFRAIILPIMLVAFGLVLIMVQPDFGSFVVITVIAVGMLFLAGLPWKYFFVLVGSVLGGMVLMITAAPYRVQRVVAFLDPWKDPQGAGYQLTHSLMAIGRGEWFGMGLGASLSKRGFLPEAHTDFIFAIIAEEFGFFGMCVLIFCYGWLVVRAFSIGKQSRDLGLTFNAYIASGIGIWIGIQSFFNIGVNIGALPTKGLTLPLMSYGGSSVFFMLISMMLLLRIDYENRRKMRGYRVE
- the murG gene encoding undecaprenyldiphospho-muramoylpentapeptide beta-N-acetylglucosaminyltransferase, which codes for MGGKTFMLMAGGTGGHIFPALAVADSLRARGHHVIWLGSKDSMEERIVPQYDILLETLAIKGVRGNGIKRKLMLPFTLYQTVREAQQIIRKHRVECVIGFGGFVTFPGGLAAKLLGVPIVIHEQNAVAGLSNRHLSRWAKRVLYAFPKAFSHEGGLVGNPVRADISNLPVPAERFQGREGRLKILVVGGSLGADVLNKTVPQALALLPDNARPQMYHQSGRGKLGSLQADYDALGVQAECVEFITDMVSAYRDADLVICRAGALTIAELTAAGLGALLVPYPHAVDDHQTANARFMVQAEAGLLLPQTQLTAEKLAEILGGLNREKCLKWAENARTLALPHSADDVAEAAIACAA
- the murC gene encoding UDP-N-acetylmuramate--L-alanine ligase translates to MMKNRVTNIHFVGIGGVGMSGIAEVLHNLGFKVSGSDQARNAATEHLGSLGIQVYPGHTAEHVNGADVVVTSTAVKKENPEVVAALEQQIPVIPRALMLAELMRFRDGIAIAGTHGKTTTTSLTASILGAAGLDPTFVIGGKLNAAGTNARLGKGEYIVAEADESDASFLHLTPIMSVVTNIDEDHMDTYGHSVEKLHQAFIDFIHRMPFYGKAFLCIDSEHVRAILPKVSKPYATYGLDDTADIYATDIENVGAQMKFTVHVQMKGHEQGSFEVVLNMPGRHNVLNALAAIGVALEVGASVEAIQKGLLGFEGVGRRFQKYGDIKLPNGGTALLVDDYGHHPVEMAATLSAARGAYPEKRLVLAFQPHRYTRTRDLFEDFTKVLNTVDALVLTEVYAAGEEPIAAADSRALARAIRVLGKLEPIYCENVADLPEMLLNVLQDGDIVLNMGAGSINRVPAALLELSKQI
- a CDS encoding D-alanine--D-alanine ligase; this encodes MQNFGKVAVLMGGFSSEREISLDSGTAILNALKSKGIDAYAFDPKETPLSELKAQGFQTAFNILHGTYGEDGAVQGALELLGIPYTGSGVAASAIGMDKYRCKLIWQALGLPVPEFAVLHDDTDFDAVEEKLGLPMFVKPAAEGSSVGVVKVKGKGRLKSVYEELKHFQGEIIAERFIGGGEYSCPVLNGKGLPGIHIIPATEFYDYEAKYNRNDTIYQCPSEDLTEAEESLMRELAVRGAQAIGAEGCVRVDFLKDTDGKLYLLEINTLPGMTGHSLVPKSAAVMGVGFADLCIEILKTAHVG
- a CDS encoding cell division protein FtsQ/DivIB, encoding MWDNAEAMERLTRWLLVMMAMLLAASGLVWFYNSNHLPVKQVSLKGNLVYSDKKALGSLAKEYIHGNILRTDINGAQEAYRRYPWIASVMVRRRFPDTVEVVLTERKPVARWGDHALVDGEGNVFEARLDRPGMPVFRGAEGTSAEMLRRYDEFSTVLAKQGLGIKEMTYTARSAWIVVLDNGITVRLGRENEMKRLRLFTEAWQHLLRKNKNRLSYVDMRYKDGFSVRYAPDGLPEKESEE
- the ftsA gene encoding cell division protein FtsA; amino-acid sequence: MEQQQRYISVLDIGTSKVLALIGEVQDDDKINIVGLGQAPSRGLRAGMVTNIDATVQAIRQAVNDAELMADTKITHVTTGIAGNHIRSLNSQGVVKIKDGEVTQADIDRAIETAKAINIPSDQKILDAVVQDYIIDTQLGVREPIGMSGVRLDTRVHIITGASTAVQNVQKCIERCGLKSDQIMLQPLASGQAVLTEDEKDLGVCVIDIGGGTTDIAVYMNGAIRHTSVIPAGGNLITKDLSKSLRTPLDAAEYIKIHYGVASCDTEGLGEMIEVPGVGDRTSRQVSSKVLAAIISARIQEIFGVVLGELQKSGFPKEVLNAGIVLTGGVSMMTGIVEFAEKIFDLPVRTGAPQEMGGLSDRVRTPRFSTAIGLLHAACKLEGNLPQLENGAVQEREGGGGLLARLKRWIENSF